A genomic segment from Juglans regia cultivar Chandler chromosome 14, Walnut 2.0, whole genome shotgun sequence encodes:
- the LOC108998940 gene encoding germin-like protein 9-3: MASTLLKNLLLSLLVVSAGFWVAKASDPDILFDFVAPANSTNNFDGNYFTFIGLRGVLFNNTSPNFKVTKASMVEFPALNGQSVSFAILQYPAGGLNPPHTHPRSAELLFLVQGSLQVGFVDTTNKLYNQTLQVGDMFIFPKGLVHFQYNANTPRTATAISAFGSANAGTISIPTSIFTTGIDDVILAKAFKTDIATIQNIKACLIAPKA, encoded by the coding sequence ATGGCCTCAACTTTGTTGAAAAATCTTCTCCTGTCCCTCCTAGTTGTCTCTGCTGGTTTTTGGGTTGCAAAAGCAAGCGATCCAGACATCCTATTTGACTTTGTAGCCCCAGCAAATTCTACAAACAATTTTGATGGAAACTATTTCACATTCATTGGACTACGTGGAGTGCTATTCAACAATACCTCGCCAAACTTCAAGGTGACAAAAGCTAGCATGGTAGAGTTCCCAGCTTTGAACGGCCAAAGCGTCTCTTTTGCCATTCTCCAATACCCTGCAGGTGGTCTTAACCCGCCTCACACCCACCCTCGCTCTGCAGAACTTCTGTTTCTTGTGCAAGGTAGTCTTCAAGTTGGTTTCGTAGATACCACTAACAAGCTTTACAATCAGACTCTCCAAGTTGGGGACATGTTCATATTTCCTAAGGGACTTGTACACTTCCAATACAATGCGAATACCCCCAGAACAGCCACAGCCATATCTGCTTTTGGTAGTGCAAATGCTGGAACTATTTCAATCCCTACTAGCATTTTTACTACTGGCATTGATGATGTAATCCTCGCCAAGGCTTTCAAGACTGATATTGCTACCATTCAGAATATCAAGGCCTGTCTAATTGCACCCAAGGCTTAG